The Branchiostoma floridae strain S238N-H82 unplaced genomic scaffold, Bfl_VNyyK Sc7u5tJ_819, whole genome shotgun sequence genomic sequence GCCGATCCCTGGGGACAAGAACGGAAAAATTCAGTTTTAGAATTGTTTCATGGAAACAAAACTGGGAAAGGTATTTTAAAATAAAAGTTGTCAAATTAAGTTTGTCACAATTGCATTAAGACCTATATGTAgagcccccacccccaccccccatggCCAAGGGACTTGAAAACTGGTCACATAGACAGGAGACCACTTTGgaaattacatttgtatctaagGCACCACAGAGGTCGTCACTTACAGTTTTCTTTCGAGAAATGGGAGGAACATGCCAAAATCAATGTATTGTCATCCCTGAAAAATCAAATGTAAAGACAAAGTATTGGTCTTACAAAGCCTGGTCAATCCTATAGCTACCTATACATTGGACTTCACACAAGAATAACATTACCCCAGCTGTGACAACTTTTGGCCCTAAATGTTGTATTGATTCAAGCATAATTCAGTAAGGACTATGGTGGAATGCTACTTGTCTTTGTGCTGTCTCAAACACATAGCCCTGTCAACTCCAATGTTTGGACTCTGTAGCAAATATCAGTGTGCACCAGTGTCTAGAACAAGTGTGGATCCTTTTGCAAGAGGACAGTTGCTACTACAAACATGACATTTTTAAGGCAATTTGGTACGAAAAAAGCACCAAGAACATATCCTATCATTTATGAGCTACAGATGCGTCAGAGCAGCTTCTCAAGTTATTGTATCATTGTTACAGGAGATAcatttttgggggggagggggggagtGACCAAGCAAAGGAAAGTcaaattgtatgcaaatgacatCCACGAAACAAAGATTTTGCAGCCAGCTTGTGACCTTGTGACTGACCTTGTAGATCCCTGATGTTCATCTTCATGACCAGGTCCATGGAGGAGTACCCCCCGTTGGTGAAGTTGTCCCGGTATCTCCCCATCTTCATACTGTCCAGCCACTGGGGCACGGTGGGTAACACGGGCTGGAACGATGGCTGCATCGGTCTGAAAAGGATGCACAGAATCTTACAGTCAGCTTTAGCTTGGAAATCATCTCCATTGTAGGTGACTAGAAGGAATTCACAGCATTAGGGTCAAGCTATGAACACCAACTTGCTGTTCAGTGGAAGATCCACtgaaggctatggaggatagggatggatggagggagagagagagttcATCCATGCAACCAGCAagaccagatgatgatgatgataaatactAGTAGGTTCAATGTTTAAAGAAATTCTCTTCCTCTTTTTTGAAAAGCATCATGAATGGTGCACCCTGgcattattttctgtcccaacaattGCGACCCTTTCCAATTGCATCAGAGCATAGACAACTGCCAGAATTCTAACTCTAGTAGGCTTCTGGCAAAGATGCTAGCTTGCTTTTCCTCCACCATGAATATAATATGGATACAGCATACACTACAAACACTAACTGACTCAAATGAACAGGTTAAGAATGTCCAATGCAAGTGGTTAGCCCAACTGGAGGAGCCCGCAAACTTTACTCATGTTCAAAAAAACGCATGCATGGCCCTTGATGTTGTCTATGAGCACACTGTGTGAAGGATTGTATTAGGATATTTTTTCCTCCTCCAGCTACAGGCAGAAACAATCCATAATGCCTATTTTCTCACCTGGGCTGAGCCAGCACCTTGAGCACGGCCGGGTTCCTGATCATCCTGTCCACCCTCTCCACAATCAGCGTGAACTTGGGCCGCGCATTCCTCTCGCGCTCCCAGCAGTCTGTCATCAGCTGGTAGATGGCCTGGGGACAGTCCTAGAGAAAACATGGCAAATTGAGAATATAAATATATCACAAATCAGTTTCTTCTCTTTGTTCTTGAAGTAGCAAGTGGCCGAGCAAGGGTAACTCAGAGAGAAGGTCTGGACGCATTGGCTTACACTCCAGAACTGACTCGACCACGAGGGTCGGTTTGTCCTTATTGTCATTTCAAGCTAACGTAAACCATGTGGGCCAGGACCCCCATATATGGTGGGACCTGGTCCTCACAGAATGTAATAAAAGAAGAGCAAACCAACAGTACTGTAACTGCATTACACAGTACACTAACAGTCACATTACAGTACCAATACATTACTTCAACAAACACAGTTGATACTACAGTATTACATTAGTAAAGTTACTGAAGCGGTACTTAATCTACTGTAGTGGTACGTTACTATAATACAGAGAGTTTGCTACTGGTGTGAACCAACAAAAGTTAGGAAATAGCCACTCCACTCTCACAACTCCTCACAGCATTCAAGTAACCATGAAAAGTTCCTTTTTCACTGGCTTTTCACCAAACAAACATATTTTTGGTACAGTTAAACAAACAGTCTGTGCAGGTTTAATGTATCAAGGTGTCTTTTCAAGGCATTCACTACTACTAATACTCACCATAGGAGGGGGTAGTCTGTACCCAGCTTCCACTGACTTAATCACCTGGAATAGTAACAAGGAAGAAAACTATGGATGAAGCAAATTTGATATCAACACATCCTGATTCACACCAATAATTGTTTTGTATGAGGCATGTAgattttctttcaacacaataCTTTTGATTTCAATACTGGATTGTGCATTAAACCAATTCTTTTGTCATGTGAAAGCAAATTGTTTTATTCTTTATCGATCATTGTATCCTTATTTCCCTTAATGTTGATTATATAAAAATGTGACTTCTACTGTGCtttaaaacttcaagattttccTGCCCTTAGCAGTGAAACCAAGGTCTTCAAACCCTGACCCTGGTACTGAAACTATGGTCATACCAGTGTCTTATAttcctctccttggtactgaaactgTGATCATGCTTAAGCCCTACATTCCTGTTGTTGGTAATAAAACTCTGGTCATGCCAAGTCTTATATCCCTGTCTTTGGTACTAAAACTGTGGCCATACATAGTACTATACAATTCTGCAATAATAACTCTTCAGACAACATCATCAGGGTACTTCTTCTAATGTATTAAAAGTCTTCTTACATCTTGGTTGGACCAGTTCCAATATGGCCGCTCCCCGTATGACATCACCTCCCACACCAGGACCCCATAGCTCCACACGTCGCTGGCTGATGTGAACTTCCTGAAAGCGATGGCTTCTGGGGACGTCCATCTGATGGGGATCTTTCCTCCCTACAGAGGGCAGTTTGAAATGTTAAACACCTTGCAGGACAACATTAGAacagtaaaaaaataacaaacattaGAAATACATGTCTCACAGCCCATTGCAAATGTCATTTGCTCTGTACTTTTGCTGTAGCAGATTAGAAGACctgtaaaatatttttgagatctgAATCAGAACCAAAATTTGTTACATAATGAATTCATAACAGGATGTGAATAGTCCATCAAAAATGTTATACAGTAGACTGAGCAGCTACCAACAAATATTGTGGGTGATTTTGACGCATGGCTACTCCCAGCTTTTACAATTCAGTGTCCCATATATagacaatcaatcaatctttattgcacaacagctGTAATTGAtccaatgtatggcaagttctAGGGCAATACGACTAATATCTACACAATAGCTTATAACATGACTGACGTTTGTAGTGTAGGCTGCATCCGGGTCGTCTCCCAGCACTCTGGACAGCCCAAAGTCAGACACCTTACACACCAGCTGGGAGTTTATCAGCACGTTTCTGGCTGCCAGGTCCTGTGGAAAAATGTAGCTTGAGTCAACCAGGAGACCAACAAATATGATACATGATAGAAAAGATGAATAAGGAATGTAAATAAGATTGATTGAGAAGGATGTTGGTCTCCAAGACAGAGACCTCATGTCTGTCATGAGAACAGAGCCATTTGGAGGGGCTTCATAATGTCAATGAACTGAACATAACTGAGGAATGTACAAACTACTAAAACATTCAAAGTGTCAAACAGAGCAATGTTATTTTAGAAATACGACTGTATTTATCACTGAATTTGAAATGGAATTCATGATAGTAAACAAAAATGTGGATAAAAACTGTTATGTTATGAACTTCAACTGTGAATGCATCAAAGCACCAAAATGGTACAGTAGCACAGTGCTGTGAATCTATAGATGTACTGGTAACTGAGACGGGATGGAGAAAGAAGGGACGTTCCACTCACCCTGTGTACATAGTTCATCTCTGACAGGTACCTCATGCCTGAGGCCACACCCCTGATCATCCCCACCAGCTGGGTAACCTGGAACTTTCCATCATGTTTCTGAAATAAACAAGGGAAAATGTCATATATTAAGTAAAAGACATGTTTGGTTAGCCACAAGGTTAGCCACGAGTTTGACACAAGGTGCCAGTCCACCAGGTCAATTTCAGGCAAAAAGataaacacaatgtacaaacaatataatatatatataccacaGTTTTTATACACCACGTACTGCTGTCTGTAGGACTTAGCATGCCAGTGgacaagagggtggagaaggatcgaagtgcacacccctccttcaccttaaaaacccaagtgcaggccaggcagacgggtcgccttaaacccaccctctgcctaccattgtcttccgagacagacggatgccaacaactgctgcctacccctgtgtcagggatcccagcagcagtataatcaaataatggatactgCCACAGACTtctatttggaaaaaaaatgtcctaGACAAACTAGCAAACTCATACCCCACCANNNNNNNNNNNNNNNNNNNNNNNNNNNNNNNNNNNNNNNNNNNNNNNNNNNNNNNNNNNNNNNNNNNNNNNNNNNNNNNNNNNNNNNNNNNNNNNNNNNNNNNNNNNNNNNNNNNNNNNNNNNNNNNNNNNNNNNNNNNNNNNNNNNNNNNNNNNNNNNNNNNNNNNNNNNNNNNNNNNNNNNNNNNNNNNNNNNNNNNNNNNNNNNNNNNNNNNNNNNNNNNNNNNNNNNNNNNNNNNNNNNNNNNNNNNNNNNNNTTTGATTGGTATGCTCTTAGATTAAAGGATATAATGATCAACTTCTCATAATGTTCTTTTGCTAAATTGTTACCTTAAATTGTCTGAGGACCAAGGAAATAATTTGGTGTGACCAAAGTTATCCCACTAGTGATCAGATGTTCAACCTTGTCTGTTGAAGTGCCCTGTACTATCGAAGGTCACGGGCGAACCAATAAAAGCTGTCACGTCGGCACAATCCAATTACTGCTCCAGTAGGACAGCCAAGAAGGGATCAATCCTGTCCGTTCTGGTTTCGCCATTGTCCATTTCTGAGCTAAGCCACACAAACTTATCTCTCATGAATGACCTTAGTGTTCTACAGTAGGATCTCTGTCCACTTTCCTCAAAATAAGTCCACTTGGAAATGGTAAGGGGTGGCATAACCCTGATGGTACGGTACTGACTATTCTACTGAATATCAGTAAGGTGACACTGGCTTGATTTAATAAATGATATTCACTCGCACCTATTTGTTTGCTGTTAAA encodes the following:
- the LOC118409028 gene encoding ephrin type-A receptor 8-like, whose amino-acid sequence is KHDGKFQVTQLVGMIRGVASGMRYLSEMNYVHRDLAARNVLINSQLVCKVSDFGLSRVLGDDPDAAYTTNGGKIPIRWTSPEAIAFRKFTSASDVWSYGVLVWEVMSYGERPYWNWSNQDVIKSVEAGYRLPPPMDCPQAIYQLMTDCWERERNARPKFTLIVERVDRMIRNPAVLKVLAQPRPMQPSFQPVLPTVPQWLDSMKMGRYRDNFTNGGYSSMDLVMKMNIRDLQ